Below is a window of Impatiens glandulifera chromosome 2, dImpGla2.1, whole genome shotgun sequence DNA.
CTAGTCTTCTCCTCCTCTGATTTCAGCAATTCTGTAGCTTTACCACTAAACTGCCAGTTTCTTTGGTTCTCCAGATTGTCTATTTCAAACAGAACCTTTTCGTCTTCCCTTCTTCGATTCTCCTCCTCcatcttcattttcaaattcGGTAATAGATGATTCACGATCTCGCTTTCGGCTTCCTGATGCCTTTTCAAACTAGTTTCGATTTCATCCTTTCCAGCTTGAAGAAAGGCGAGTTCTTCCCTCTTACTGTTTACGAAAGAGGAGGCGGCGGTTACTCTGCTTATTCCTTGAACCTCTCTTTGTTCGAAATAGTAAATCGACGACGAGAAACTCGATGTTGAGCATTTTAGTGCTGTCAACTTTTTCAGGATGAGAGATCCTTTTTCCTGCATAGAGTTGCAGAGATGGTTATGGATTATAAATTCCTCTCCTTTGTTTCTAGCATTGTTTTCCGCCTGTTTGATTGCTTTCGATAAATTATCGGCTTTGATAACGTATTTCTCTAACGAACCGAACTGAGTTAGTGATTTCGCAGAATCTATGAGCTTCTGTTCTGCTGAATCAAGCTTCATCCTTACGAATTCCATGTCTTCCGAAACTTGAACAGTTACCAAATTTAACGGTTCCATCACTTCTGCTTCAATAATCTCATTTTCTACATCTAAACAAGCAGAATCAGTCTCCATCGGATCAAATTCAGGGCAATGTGTTCTTTGGTTCTCCTCTAAAGATAGAATGAGTCTTTTGAATTCATCGCAATCTTGCATTGCTTTCTCATAGAGTCCCATTAGTTTATCATTCTCTTCATGCATTTCCATCAGTTGTTGATTTAGATTTTCGACTTGCTTTGTCATCTCAGCTTGCTGCTTCTCCAAGCCAATAATTTCAACATTATGGTTGATTAGGTTGTTATCGTTCTTATTATTTCTGTAACTGCTTTCTGAAGCTGCGCGTTCGTATAAATCAATCAACTTGTTGTTGTCCTCTAATAACACTTTTAGCTTCATTCGCAACTCTTCGTTTTCTTTAGAAAGGACAATAGCAGTTTCATGGGCTTCTGCCTCCCTTTGGCTAGCTGCAGCAATTGCACTCACCATTGTTTGAAGCTCTATCTGAGGTTCTTCTGAATTTGCTGTAGTGGAGGATGTTATGAATTCTGCATTTTCTTTCTGTGATTTAGCTGATCTAAGCCCTTCCAGCTCTTCCATTATCTCTTTGACGTTTCTGTGAGGtaatttagtaattattattagtaataaCATTGCTTTATTAATAGAAGTATGAAttataacaaaacaattacCTTTGAAGTTTATCTTTCTCTTCGGTGCAGAAATTCAATCTCTTCCTTAATGCGTCCATTTCTGATTGATTCTGAATAGCCTGTATCAGAGAATTCTTCTGGTTTATTATTGGACCAAACAGGACGAAAGAACTTGGAAAGAATTTTTACACGAAGAAAACTATCACCTGCACCCTAAGGAACTCATTTTCCTCGTTTATTGAAGTTTGCCAAGATGATTCTTGCTcctattagataaaaaaaaaatgtacatgAATCTTTACTCAGTTTCTGATTAATGAATTTGCAAGGGCATGAAAGCTATAAAATACTATTTACGAGATATTCTTACCAGACCAGAGAGTAAGTTACCCTTGCCGTGAATGGAAGCAATTTCTGAACATCCTTTCTGTCATTCATTCATTTACATTAGAATttaaaagttgttttttttaagtattaagGAAATTGTAAAGACCTTAAGAATTAAGGGGTCTGATTCGTGCATAAGCTTCCAGTCAAGTGCTTCAAGCAGCTGTAAATTGAAATGTATAGTAAATACACAATAACATGCAAGAAGAAAGAACAGGTAAAGCTTATTTTGCAAAGATAAATTACAAAGTTAATGGAAAACCTTATTCTGCAATATCACAATCTGTTCGTTCATCCTCTCTCGCTCACCTTCTTCATAAAAGGACTTCAATCTGCTTTCATAAAATGGTCAGAAAGACTGTCGTTCTAGGAAATTAAGTTCCTAAATGAAATGTATGATCTATCTCCATTGGACCTATAATTCAATAAAGTATTGTTTGATGTAAAGGGTTCTTATCATCAActaaatcatcaaccaaaatataaaagatatttcaatcatttaattaataacccCAAATaatcctacatcaaacaagctctaacaTCACATAATTATTTTCTTCCAAATTGGAGGGTTTTGCTTTCATACCAAAATTCTTCTTATGTTTGACCACAAAAGTTTGCATTTTGGTTTTTTGTATTGACTGCTATGAATAAACCATATGAATGACTTTACCTTCTGATTTCTTCTTTTAGCCTCAAATTTTCCATGGCAAATCTAGTCACTTCTTGGTTTCGGTCAACCTGAGAACGAAGGACTTCTATTTCTTTAAGGTGTTCCTCCTTTTCTTTCAAAAGATGTGTCTCAGCTGAAATCTTCCCAGAGGCAACTGCCTCCAGTCTCTTTATCTCAGCTTGGCGGAACCCCAGTCTCATTTTAAGACCTTGTATCTCATCTTCCCTACGTTTTGCCTAACTCAatgcaaaataatatataaataaatatccaTTAAATTAACTGAATGACAGGCGTCCACCATAGTATCAACTGTGATTTTACCAATTGCTTAGATGCCTCATTTTCTGCAGCCATTGACTGTAAGGCAATTCCCTTATCTTTTTCTCTTCTGAAAGCGCCAACCAGGGCAACTTCATATTCTTTTCTCTGCACAAGGAAAAATGAATTACTATATGTAAATCCATGACTGTTTGTTTAGAGGGGGTGACATACTAGATAGGAAAAAATGAGAACATTCAGCcaattaattatgtgtttgtTTTAATGTAATAGATACTTcactataataataaaaaaagaacatAATTCAAACCTGGGACAATCTTTTGTCAGCCACAAGTGGACTAGATGAACTGTTAAGCCCTTCCCAGTTGAAGGCTCCAGGAGATCCTGGAAAGGATACTGCCAATGTTTCATTATCATCCTTCTCTGCTGCTC
It encodes the following:
- the LOC124927467 gene encoding kinesin-like protein KIN-12E; this translates as MPFLSDMSSAVKSRFRFHDQSSDSMPPVPSTPLLFKSASKESLSEISAIRNTAHRDNHSVAPPNQKFELSEDPSFWKDHNIQVIIRTRPLSSSEISQQGHSKCVRQDSCQTLTWTGHPESRFTFDLVADEHVSQEMLFKVAGVPMVENCIGGYNSCMFAYGQTGSGKTHTMLGDIENGIRRHNVNCGITPRVFEYLFTRIQKEKEVRQEENLKYTCKCSFLEIYNEQILDLLEPNANNLQIREDIKKGVYVDSLTEVAVTSANDVMQQLLQGSANRKVAATNMNRASSRSHSVFTCNIESQWESQGVIHHRFARLNLVDLAGSERQKSSGAEGERLKEATNINKSLSTLGLVIMNLVSVSNGKSQHIPYRDSKLTFLLQDSLGGNSKTTIIANISPSVCCSLETLSTLKFAQRAKFMKNHAIVNEDASGDVLAMRTQIQQLKKEVSRLRGLTNGAAEKDDNETLAVSFPGSPGAFNWEGLNSSSSPLVADKRLSQRKEYEVALVGAFRREKDKGIALQSMAAENEASKQLAKRREDEIQGLKMRLGFRQAEIKRLEAVASGKISAETHLLKEKEEHLKEIEVLRSQVDRNQEVTRFAMENLRLKEEIRRLKSFYEEGERERMNEQIVILQNKLLEALDWKLMHESDPLILKKGCSEIASIHGKGNLLSGLEQESSWQTSINEENEFLRVQAIQNQSEMDALRKRLNFCTEEKDKLQRNVKEIMEELEGLRSAKSQKENAEFITSSTTANSEEPQIELQTMVSAIAAASQREAEAHETAIVLSKENEELRMKLKVLLEDNNKLIDLYERAASESSYRNNKNDNNLINHNVEIIGLEKQQAEMTKQVENLNQQLMEMHEENDKLMGLYEKAMQDCDEFKRLILSLEENQRTHCPEFDPMETDSACLDVENEIIEAEVMEPLNLVTVQVSEDMEFVRMKLDSAEQKLIDSAKSLTQFGSLEKYVIKADNLSKAIKQAENNARNKGEEFIIHNHLCNSMQEKGSLILKKLTALKCSTSSFSSSIYYFEQREVQGISRVTAASSFVNSKREELAFLQAGKDEIETSLKRHQEAESEIVNHLLPNLKMKMEEENRRREDEKVLFEIDNLENQRNWQFSGKATELLKSEEEKTRLQMKMKQTRDKLGNLRKQTEELSNNVRKVENQMAVVEREIEKGSKTLKEMEEKLKTIVHEKEMLLEMNAEGAKQREEMIVSYFGHCLEAETKEVERMVLEEELKEEEEKIKELQAEKRTTMEEMSKLVEIRSCNSCLEGLYDARASVMELKSFICSKE